From the genome of Spinacia oleracea cultivar Varoflay chromosome 2, BTI_SOV_V1, whole genome shotgun sequence, one region includes:
- the LOC130466868 gene encoding uncharacterized protein isoform X4, translating to MCLTSFCMRMFVLQLEGLLQSVKGGMLPVIDCCAAVLLCLAVVGSVSGVVLLHGGSGCHCLFVVNHKVYWELYISPYVRLTSTRTKINGESSFMEISTNGHKDERLSPFNSTYAVRFKEDIKRWARGGVRYATIVVALVIYIRVVVLGNFCVIDFFFRSTPFLGVFSHNRSACLLILL from the exons ATGTGCCTAACAAG TTTCTGCATGAGGATGTTTGTTTTGCAGCTGGAAGGATTGTTGCAGTCAGTCAAAGGTGGTATGCTTCCAGTGATTGACTGTTGCGCAGCTGTTCTGCTCTGTTTGGCTGTTGTTGGCAGTGTTTCAGGTGTGGTGTTGCTGCATGGGGGTAGTGGTTGTCACTGCTTGTTTGTTGTCAACCATAAAGTATATTGGGAATTGTACATCAG TCCATATGTTAGGTTAACCAGCACTAGGACGAAGATCAATGGCGAGTCTTCTTTCATGGAGATCTCAACCAACGGCCATAAAGACGAGAGATTATCGCCTTTTAACTCGACTTATGCAGTGAGGTTTAAAGAGGATATAAAGAGGTGGGCGAGAGGCGGTGTGAGATATGCAACCATTGTAGTAGCTCTTGTGATCTACATAAGGGTGGTGGTTTTGGGGAATTTTTgtgtaattgatttttttttccgctCAACTCCTTTTCTCGGGGTTTTCTCCCATAATCGCTCTGCTTGTTTGCTAATTTTGTTATga
- the LOC130466868 gene encoding uncharacterized protein isoform X1 has translation MCLTRCCHVDDRGTTLIPLENYLRPTLVTSLDERRNFCMRMFVLQLEGLLQSVKGGMLPVIDCCAAVLLCLAVVGSVSGVVLLHGGSGCHCLFVVNHKVYWELYISPYVRLTSTRTKINGESSFMEISTNGHKDERLSPFNSTYAVRFKEDIKRWARGGVRYATIVVALVIYIRVVVLGNFCVIDFFFRSTPFLGVFSHNRSACLLILL, from the exons ATGTGCCTAACAAG ATGCTGTCATGTGGATGATCGTGGGACCACTCTTATACCCTTGGAAAACTATTTGAGACCTACGTTGGTCACTTCATTAGATGAAAGAAGAAA TTTCTGCATGAGGATGTTTGTTTTGCAGCTGGAAGGATTGTTGCAGTCAGTCAAAGGTGGTATGCTTCCAGTGATTGACTGTTGCGCAGCTGTTCTGCTCTGTTTGGCTGTTGTTGGCAGTGTTTCAGGTGTGGTGTTGCTGCATGGGGGTAGTGGTTGTCACTGCTTGTTTGTTGTCAACCATAAAGTATATTGGGAATTGTACATCAG TCCATATGTTAGGTTAACCAGCACTAGGACGAAGATCAATGGCGAGTCTTCTTTCATGGAGATCTCAACCAACGGCCATAAAGACGAGAGATTATCGCCTTTTAACTCGACTTATGCAGTGAGGTTTAAAGAGGATATAAAGAGGTGGGCGAGAGGCGGTGTGAGATATGCAACCATTGTAGTAGCTCTTGTGATCTACATAAGGGTGGTGGTTTTGGGGAATTTTTgtgtaattgatttttttttccgctCAACTCCTTTTCTCGGGGTTTTCTCCCATAATCGCTCTGCTTGTTTGCTAATTTTGTTATga
- the LOC130466868 gene encoding uncharacterized protein isoform X3 has translation MGDIGILQIVVGFWWLHSFCMRMFVLQLEGLLQSVKGGMLPVIDCCAAVLLCLAVVGSVSGVVLLHGGSGCHCLFVVNHKVYWELYISPYVRLTSTRTKINGESSFMEISTNGHKDERLSPFNSTYAVRFKEDIKRWARGGVRYATIVVALVIYIRVVVLGNFCVIDFFFRSTPFLGVFSHNRSACLLILL, from the exons ATGGGTGATATAGGTATTTTACAGATTGTTGTTGGTTTCTGGTGGCTGCACAGTTTCTGCATGAGGATGTTTGTTTTGCAGCTGGAAGGATTGTTGCAGTCAGTCAAAGGTGGTATGCTTCCAGTGATTGACTGTTGCGCAGCTGTTCTGCTCTGTTTGGCTGTTGTTGGCAGTGTTTCAGGTGTGGTGTTGCTGCATGGGGGTAGTGGTTGTCACTGCTTGTTTGTTGTCAACCATAAAGTATATTGGGAATTGTACATCAG TCCATATGTTAGGTTAACCAGCACTAGGACGAAGATCAATGGCGAGTCTTCTTTCATGGAGATCTCAACCAACGGCCATAAAGACGAGAGATTATCGCCTTTTAACTCGACTTATGCAGTGAGGTTTAAAGAGGATATAAAGAGGTGGGCGAGAGGCGGTGTGAGATATGCAACCATTGTAGTAGCTCTTGTGATCTACATAAGGGTGGTGGTTTTGGGGAATTTTTgtgtaattgatttttttttccgctCAACTCCTTTTCTCGGGGTTTTCTCCCATAATCGCTCTGCTTGTTTGCTAATTTTGTTATga
- the LOC130466868 gene encoding uncharacterized protein isoform X2, which produces MCLTRCDIMGDIGILQIVVGFWWLHSFCMRMFVLQLEGLLQSVKGGMLPVIDCCAAVLLCLAVVGSVSGVVLLHGGSGCHCLFVVNHKVYWELYISPYVRLTSTRTKINGESSFMEISTNGHKDERLSPFNSTYAVRFKEDIKRWARGGVRYATIVVALVIYIRVVVLGNFCVIDFFFRSTPFLGVFSHNRSACLLILL; this is translated from the exons ATGTGCCTAACAAG GTGCGACATTATGGGTGATATAGGTATTTTACAGATTGTTGTTGGTTTCTGGTGGCTGCACAGTTTCTGCATGAGGATGTTTGTTTTGCAGCTGGAAGGATTGTTGCAGTCAGTCAAAGGTGGTATGCTTCCAGTGATTGACTGTTGCGCAGCTGTTCTGCTCTGTTTGGCTGTTGTTGGCAGTGTTTCAGGTGTGGTGTTGCTGCATGGGGGTAGTGGTTGTCACTGCTTGTTTGTTGTCAACCATAAAGTATATTGGGAATTGTACATCAG TCCATATGTTAGGTTAACCAGCACTAGGACGAAGATCAATGGCGAGTCTTCTTTCATGGAGATCTCAACCAACGGCCATAAAGACGAGAGATTATCGCCTTTTAACTCGACTTATGCAGTGAGGTTTAAAGAGGATATAAAGAGGTGGGCGAGAGGCGGTGTGAGATATGCAACCATTGTAGTAGCTCTTGTGATCTACATAAGGGTGGTGGTTTTGGGGAATTTTTgtgtaattgatttttttttccgctCAACTCCTTTTCTCGGGGTTTTCTCCCATAATCGCTCTGCTTGTTTGCTAATTTTGTTATga
- the LOC130466868 gene encoding uncharacterized protein isoform X5, which produces MRMFVLQLEGLLQSVKGGMLPVIDCCAAVLLCLAVVGSVSGVVLLHGGSGCHCLFVVNHKVYWELYISPYVRLTSTRTKINGESSFMEISTNGHKDERLSPFNSTYAVRFKEDIKRWARGGVRYATIVVALVIYIRVVVLGNFCVIDFFFRSTPFLGVFSHNRSACLLILL; this is translated from the exons ATGAGGATGTTTGTTTTGCAGCTGGAAGGATTGTTGCAGTCAGTCAAAGGTGGTATGCTTCCAGTGATTGACTGTTGCGCAGCTGTTCTGCTCTGTTTGGCTGTTGTTGGCAGTGTTTCAGGTGTGGTGTTGCTGCATGGGGGTAGTGGTTGTCACTGCTTGTTTGTTGTCAACCATAAAGTATATTGGGAATTGTACATCAG TCCATATGTTAGGTTAACCAGCACTAGGACGAAGATCAATGGCGAGTCTTCTTTCATGGAGATCTCAACCAACGGCCATAAAGACGAGAGATTATCGCCTTTTAACTCGACTTATGCAGTGAGGTTTAAAGAGGATATAAAGAGGTGGGCGAGAGGCGGTGTGAGATATGCAACCATTGTAGTAGCTCTTGTGATCTACATAAGGGTGGTGGTTTTGGGGAATTTTTgtgtaattgatttttttttccgctCAACTCCTTTTCTCGGGGTTTTCTCCCATAATCGCTCTGCTTGTTTGCTAATTTTGTTATga